The Chanos chanos chromosome 9, fChaCha1.1, whole genome shotgun sequence genome includes the window TTCAataaacactgaagaaaaaataaaacataacaaaaaaaaaaaagacccttcaaaattgattttaaagagaaaagaaaaaaaaagagataatgaATTTTCCAGAATAATCTATTACAATATGGTAATATATTAAGTACAATCGTTTTCTTAATGTCTATTTGAAAGTTTTAATGGTTCTCatccattttaaaaatcaaaatcgaGGATGTGTGTGAATCGGTTTGGCTGAGGGCAGAGCAGCAAATTATGAAATTTTCAAACAAAGTAAGTCGCTGTCTCGGAAAACTGCTAAGGCACAATCCTCCTTAATCCACCAGTTTGCAACTGaccaataacaaacaaacaaacaaacaaacaaaaaagcttcTTGTTGTGTCTTGCACCGtctgtgttcacacatgtgCATTCATATTTtgtaagacaaataaataattaaacataGTAAAATACAGTTACCATTACAATCACATTATTTTACAATATTCAAACAGCaagaatgtaaataaaattgccatttttttttataacttcaGCATATCACAATGAAAACATCTTAATCCCATTCGTTTAAAATTAAGAACACCATGGCAGTCATGTTGATAGGACCTTCTGTATTTTCCTCACCGAAAAGCAATATTCAGCTGGTTTCTGTGTGAAGAtttaattccaaaaaaaaaaaaagagcaaaatcaaACCCTGAGATCTCAAGtgaggtcagttttttttttttttgcaaaatgtgaAAGATTCGACACATTGGCACCTGTTAGGTTGTAAGCAACAACGTCTTCGAAGAACGAGTTGAAATGTTTGAGACGTCCTCCGCCAAGCTTTGAGTCTATGTTCTTAACATTCAACGCGTTTCCTCTTAAGATACTTTGCAATTTTGCATTCAGGCTAGAGCAGTTTcgagaaagagaaacaatgtTCAGAGCACCAGAGCGGACATCTGTATCTGTCCTCCAGGTTCAGGTTCCTAAAGCTCTTTGAAGGGCCCTAGGCACACCTGTTGTGTCTGAGGATGTGTAGTGAGGGCTGAAGTTCATTGGGTGAAACTCTTTTTAATCGCCACTTTGGGGAAGAGGCTATTGAGCTCCTGTACCACGCGGGAATCGATCTGTGAACAGAAGGAGACGTCCAGCAGAAGCAACTGAGAGCACGACTGTAGAAGTTTCCGGAGGGATGAGGAGCTCACCATTCTCGTTCCTGCCGATCACAAACGTTAGCGTCACAAACGCTACCATCACGTTACCAAGCACAAACATCATTCTAAGTATAACTTCACTCATTCATCACGATGTTAGGAAAAGCGTTACCTTCACTCAGAACGCCACTCAACGTTTCAGAGTCCTGACCGTAAAATTCAAAGGGCGGACTATCCATTCACTACACGGATACTACACGAACCTACATACCCTGTGTGGACCAACGTACCCTCTGTAGGGGtgcctgcgtgtgcgtgtgtgtgtgagcactgcCTCTTGGTTGTTCTCACCCAGTATGTCGAGATGCTGCAGTGCAGGGCAGTTGTTGGCCAGCTCCTCGATGTCAGAGTCGCAGACGGTCCGGTTGGCGGTGAGGAAGAGCTTGCGCAGTCGCGGCAGACTGCGCGCCAGCAGCTGGAAACATCCGGAACTGCTCTGCAGGGTGGAGCACCAGCCCAGATCCAGCTCCTCAAGGAGTCTGCATCCAGCCACCAACTCCGCCAAGCCACGCTCGCTGAGGTTTCTACAACGCCACAGGTCCAGAGAACGCAGCGACCGACATCGTGCGCTAAGCATGCTCGCTACCACGTCGTAGTCCTCGATCTGCAGGGTGAAGGACACACATGGAGACCAATCACAGTTGGTCATAACCCACGGACACCAGCCCAAGGGGATTTAGATCAGTCATGACTACTCAGTTACTGCTAATATAGTGAGAACGCATTCATCCCATTCCTGCAACCTGAGAACTGATCACTAGCCGACTGTTCCTTTTGAGCTGTTCAAAATGTCCATTAACTGAATCACATATGTAAGAGTTAGGGAAGAGCACAAATGTTATGGAAGGTGCTTCCAGTAGGAATGAAATGATATATACTAACCTGGACAAAAGTATTTGTTCaagaaaaatacaatacaatgacaataaaatctCACTATAGTCTGTGATCAGCACAAAAGCGACTGATGAAGAGAAATAATCTGTGATAAAAGAAAACTACTGAGAGCAATGGTAAAATACCTCACCATAACACAGCTGCCCAGGTTGAGATGCCTCAGGTCTGTGCAGAAGGTTATAATGCTTAATATGGCTGTTTGCTGTGGGCCgaggacaaaaaagagagacacagagagaagaagaagagagagagagaagaagagagagagagagagagagagaaagaaatatgagAGTAAGTGAGAGCGTGACTGATTGACTAATTAAAGATAATGTACTGAGGAGGTTTATCCTTATAAACTGACAAATAAGAACCTCACACATGTAATCATCTGTTGTGTGGGTCTTTTTCAAAGTAAAACGAGACGCTGGAATGCGTATTAAAGCTGGAAGATGACAACAGATTTAGCCGTTGTTATTGAATACTATCATATGTCTTAAGAAATGGatatgtcaaaacaaaaccacttaATGACTTTACGGTTTGGCACACAACATCAGTAATAAAATGATATGATGTTTCACAGAGAAggcgaggaaaaaaaaaatacaaaaaaaaaaaaaaaaccacgtcTTATTTCTTCTGACGCATTTCGGCTTTTTACTCTTGCCGACCTGATTCTGTTTTTGAACTCggtttacaaaaacacagaaaaacttaTCCCACGGCACTGAATAAAGTCATTGTTTTTAAAGACCGTGctggtttttttcccttttgttttgtttttttcctggatAGGGTACATACATTTTGTCttcctcaaaaaaacaacaacaacaacaaaaacaacaacaacaacataaacctCAGGAACAAGCACAGCGCTTGTAGCTATATAGGTATCTATGTGTcaagctgtgtgtctgtacacctgtgtgtgcttttggaggcctctctctgtcttgcaagagcgaaaaaagaaatgtaattatgaaaatgacagCTTAATAGCAGGTAAGCTGGtatggggaggtgggggagtGGGGCTGACACGGAGCTACAGACGCAGCGTGTTCCGCGAAGAGGAGTAAACATCCCTCCAACCACAGAAACATTACACCTCCGAGGAGGCAGATGTCCGCGCTGCCAGAAACGCTGAATCATGATGGAATAAACATgtctaaaaaaaccccccaaaaaacgctgTTCTTCTCTACGACGTCTCGACAGCAGGTCCGAGCTTGATCGGCCGTGTACTACAACGACCTCTTATCAGaatttgttccaaaaaaaacaacaacgaggACAACAACAGAAAAGCCGAGGTGAGACACGTTTGACCTAAGCTCgattttaaaacagagaaacgAAACGCGACCCGCGGCCGTGAGCTGACGCATCCTCGCTTTAAGGCTGAATCTTCCAGACCTCTTCTTTTCGCTGCTTATgtgaattttacattttaaacgAAGCGAAAGATCCAATATATTCAGCAGACACATGCAAATGAAGGTATGACTGACGTGCAGGCTCCGAAACATGTTCGTCTTTCGCTCTTTCTCACCTCGATCTTGGTGCGGTAGAGAATCAGGCGGCGCAGGCGGGGGAGTTTGGCCACGTGGCCGAAGGCCTGCGGGTGGAGGCGGTCGCACGAGGACAGGTTGAGCTCCTGCAGTCGGGGACACGTTTGAGCGATCACCTCCAAACACGCCTCGCTCAGGAAGTGACAACACGACAGCTCCAGACACACCAGGTTCCCTCCGCACGCCTTCATAAAGCTGGACAGGACGGCGGAGGTGGAACTGTTTTAAATCTTAAAGCTCAACATACAAACAGTCTtcttaacaaataaataaataaacagatagacagacagacagatggatggatggatggatggaaggaaggaaggaaggatagatggatggatggatggattgatggatggtcagatagatagatagatagatagatagatagacagatagatggatagaatAAAGCAAATGCAACTGATAACCAGTGTTGGAACTAattaccttttcaaattaaataacacagttacaattactgagatttaaatggGCTTGTCACTCGTTACTTTTAACTtgcatgaaaatattaatggacaacTGCAGACTATAGCAGACAGATGCAGCCTACTCCCCCACTCTCCTGTTTATGATGTAACGTCACCCGACCCTACAGTGGTGCAATTAATGAGtgaatcaaccaatcagcattaGCCCACACGATGGCGGACAGTTCGGGCAATGTGAGcttgctgtcctggaaatacggacattatttttcccccctccacaTCAAGGACCAAAATTTACTGGTGATTTGTGGTCTACGTGCAGGTGTGAGCActttatccacatcaaagaatagtAATTTTAATCTTCTGAAGCACCTTGTAAAACAGCACGCAAAGCTAATCGCGAAAGACCCGAGCGCTAGCGCTGCTGACCAGGGAGCAGGGGCCTTTCTAGCTATTGAAATGATCAGGGGCTAAGTCCGGGGCTAAGAAAACCGGAGTTTTTCGTCTGGGTGTGCGCGTCTTCCAACTTTGTGCGCACTGTGCAGTGCTTGATTACTCCCCCCTCCTTTGGACGCTGCTCTGtttcacagtctgtctgttgttttgctgtaaatACCTCCTTTTCAGGGCGAAAATATTCGGAGCTAGGCTTAAAATATTTGGGGCTGTACCCCCGAATGGCCGGACCTAACGACGCCACTGCCAAGGAGCCACTCCATTCAAACAGCCAAGGCTTGATTTGCTTGGTATGCATTGACAAGAGAATTGAAGCAAACATGTAGAAGTAACGCAAAAGTTACTTTCCCTAGTGACTAATTACTTTCATACGCAGTAACTGGCaaagtaattcaattacttttgaaagaagtaactagTAAGTGTAACTAATTActcattttcagtaacttgcacaaCACTGCTAATAACACCTAAGAAATAAAACCGACACAACAAGCAAAAACCTGAGGCTGATATGTAATAATGCTATGTCAGAAACTATATGGatgtgtaataataatgatatatgATAATAAACTGAGAGGTCATAATCATGCGTGACCGAACATGGTCCTCTGATCCACGGTCAGGCGGAGTCAATGACCGGGCAGTCGGGTAGAAGACACAGCGGGCATGACCGGTGAGGTCCGGGGCCTAACCTGCTGAAGCCTGTGGGCGTCACAGCCCCACGGTTGCCCGTCCAGGACATGTTGAGTCTTTGGAGGAGGGTGCAGCGGCTCTGTAAATGGCTGAGGGAGGCGTCACTCAGACGAGGCCAGTAAGGCTGCAAGCTCAGCTGGATGTACTGGAGTGGGTCACAGCAATGCTGGTGCAGGAGCTTACAGCTCTGGGCCAAACGGCAAAGGTCCGGTACGGTCAGGTGACTCACGATCAACTGGATCAACTGCGTggtgatgacacacacacacagacacacacacaaacacacacacgtgcacacacacgcacacacaatcacatgcgcgcacacacacaaacacaaacacaaatataaacgcacaaaaacaaaaacaaaaacaaaaacgcaagCACAAACGCAagcacaaacgcaaacacaaaaGTGTAAGGGTCATAGTTCATAGAGTGTGAAGCACAACATTCCTCTAACAGAGTAAAGATGTTCCAAGTTTTCAAGCGGCTGGATCAAAGATGGCATTTGCCCTGTGTCAGCGTTCCAAAGAATCTTGCGGTCGGGTGTTGTCTGTGGttaagtgtgtatatgtgtgtatgtgtgtgcctgtgtgtacgGAACAGTATCAGCTGACAGATAATGGCTGTATAGCgtttcagacacacacgccaACCTGTTGCAACAAGACAAGCGGGTGGCAGCGGTTTGGGGCCCAGATCAGAGGGTTGAGGGAGTAGAGCAGGGCCAAGTGCAAGAATCGGACAGGTATTGTTAAATTATCCTTCCATTCCATGTCACTCTCTAATTATCCCAAAATTACAGTAAAAGCCCTTTTTCAGGTTGAAACACgaacacctgtgtgtgtatctgagtttTTCATTGAGTCATGAGACAGATGAGTGCAATTCTAATCAACAATTCACCTCAATCCACCAAACAAATGACTTTGCCACTCCTATCGCAAATAACTGtcacatataataataatttatcaCATCATATCTGCCTCCAACATAAAACTCTAAGTGGATTTATGTACACGCACACCTCAACAACGTTTGTGggtgtatccgtgtgtgtgtgtgtacccgcCTCGTATGGGAGCTTGTCGAAGTATCCGTTGCCGTGGTTGTGTTTTCCGTCTCCGGCGTGCCGGCAGCAGAGGCCGGGGTCGGCGAGTTCCTCGTCGCTATCGCTCAGGTCGCTGATGTCGATGATGGGCATCTTATAGAGGGCTAGGATGGGCCGCTCTCGCACGCCGTGCAGGATGACGGCGTCCAGCTCCGTGTAGTAGTCCAGCACAGAGCTGTTGACCTCCAGCCGCAGCAGGTTGGTGGCGAAGCTGATCTGTTTTATACTGGGGGAGAACTGACGGGCCTGGGGGGTCATGGCTTTACTGGGCTCTCCTGCCCACAGCACCTCCCACCTAAAAGAcaatccacacacatgcacgctttTATACAGACGCACAGTCTTACGTATAAAAACaaccaatacacacactgtttttatgTATACCACCCAAACACAGTCGATCATTTTCAGTAACCACCCAAACACAGtcaataacattttaatataatGTAACCACCCAATCAATAATTTCTTAATACAATGTACACAACCTAAACACAGtcaataacattttaatataatataaccACCCAATCAATAATTTCTTAATACAATGTACACAACGTAAACACACTCAGTAAGTTCTAAATATAATGTAATCATCTAAACACGTTCAATAAGTTCTAAATTTAATGTACATAACCTAAACATAGTCAATAACTACAGAATGCAACATATGCCATTTAAACATAATAGACAAACACTACTGAATATGACATACACcactgaaacacatgaaaacttATAAGTAAACATAACTGAGGTCACCAAGCACTGATATTTACTACTAAACACAGCATATACCACCAACGCCAAACACAGTGAATACATGCTATTGAATATGAGGCATGTTACATAATCATAATTAATGTATATTACACTATAGACTTTAGATTATGTAGGTTAGACTCCTAAAAATAACTACCTGAATACTAAATACCATAAACAAAATCCTCATGAATTcaccttaaataaataaacagacaaataaataaatcaataagtGCTACATTTGCATAATGGTATAAGTGGTCTAAGAAAATATATATGGGTTCATAATTAACAACTGTATAATTTTactgacaaaacacaacatcCTCTTCTCTGAAGGTCAAAAAGTATAAGTGTTGACCTTCAGAGACTTGTAGAGGTCGTTACCTGACATCAGCAGGTGGGTTCTGAGAGAACGGATTGAGAGAACAGGCTAAGATCTGAACTATGGCTCCTGGGTGGTAGGTCTCCAGCACGTCTATGGCCGTAGGATAAACAGGTTCCTCGAAAGCCAGTTCCATGTAGTCCTGGCTGTGGAAGTTCTGGGGCGTCCGTCGGAACGGCTGGGGAGCGCTGGAACACTGCTCCCACCACGGGCCGTAGGTCCGGAACACGGCCGTCTGGGTGAAGTCGCCCGAGCTGGGGTAGACGTTGGGGGCGCCGGCCAAGTTCCACATGGTATAGGACATGCTGTTCTCGCTGCCGTAGTGGGAGCTGAAGTCGAGGACTTCCTTGGCGTACTGCTCCACCTCCACGGTGACAGGGAGCGCCGAGCGTTGGCCGAGCTCCACCGCCCTCCGGCTGCCCAGCGCCTCCCCTCGAGTTCCACTCCTGGAGCGGCGCCGTAGACAGATATAGTAAAACATGCTAAGAAGGGTTAGCATATGGAACACTTGATGTGGGGTGTGGGGCGGTGTGGGGTTGGGAGGGGTTGATGTTGGCTTAGGGTTCAGGTAGCGCCCCCTACAGCGCACTTTTTGGGTCGTGCTCTACACAGCGCAGGCTATAGGCATAGCCACATGCATGAcctgttacagagagaaacacacacacagacacacacacacacacgcacaaacacacgcacacatacacatacagaaaagaGGGCTTAACAACACTCAAGCTTGTTGGAGGGTTTTAAGCACATGTGAGAGGCCATAAGCTGAACCAAGATCAATGGCATTCACTGAATATTAGCTTTCAGCTGTGCCTTTAGATTTTACACTATTGAGGCCTTTGACGACAGTCTCTGACAGCTGTGGATCTCAGGTCAATTTATATGGCAATAATCCTTGGAAAATCTTCACATATTCTCTGAGGTAGAATTTTGTATGAGGTACCAAACTTATCCACaggttttgtaatgttttgagcATGAGTTCTTCAATCACTATTTCAGTGAAGTTATGTCTCAGGCCTCCCCTCTGTGGTGTTTTCCACACTCCAGACTGACTCAATTCATTCACAGTTAACAAGGGTTAGTTTATCTCCAAGTTGAACAGAGTTCTAAGGCAACTGTTAATAAACACTTGTGCATTTTACTGCTGAGAAGGTGTAAGCATCTACTGTCTTGATTATTTCACTTTTACATTCTTTATCATTGCAAACATGCAGGTTTAACGGCGGGTTCAACTCAAACTACTCTTGGAAATTCACCGGTAGAGTAATGGTAGTCACCCCCTAAAAGCCTTGATTTAGTAGCTATGGCTACCACACAACAACAAAGTATTTTTCTATGTCCCTCGGTAGATCGGGATAAATATTTACAGCAACATAGGGGCGGTCCAACTTACAAGAGATTAAAGGGCGAGTTTCATAGCACAAGTGAATTtcataacataaataaaaatatgcttATCGTCTGTAAACAAACCCGTTCGGGTAGCTGGCCGTAGTCAGACACAGCTGTCATGCATAAGTTGGTACATAGCTTTACTGTCTCCCCATGCAACACAGCGGGCAAATACACATAAACGTTAGCAAGTTTGAATGCTTTGCTGATACGCTAGTCACATGCTAGCTAGTTAGCTGTGTCTTTTGACGTTATGGGGAAATGAATCAATCGACTATCATAATATTTCAATCTCCATGCTAATTTACGCAGTAAAACTCGTCTGTGCACAACTGGCATGACACTATAAACTTACGATGGACTGGAATCTGAATCGGAGTTGCGAAAGTGTCCTTGCTCCATCTCTGACCAAACATAAACTGACACTGGGACTGTCACCCTCATATCCACTGGTCTATTTACTTCGAGTATCAACATCCGCTCATGTAACGAAAGGCATTGTGGGTATTGTAGTTTGAGCAGTGGAATTGAAAAGATTATTCTATCCATCCACATATCCATCCATGTACCCAtccacctatctatctatctatctatctatctatctatctatctatctatctatctatctatctatctatctatccatctatctatctatctatctatctatctatctatctatctatccaagATTTTGGAAAAATCATAATTGAGTATTaaaacttttgtgtttttccttgaTTAACCTCTATTTCATACAGAACTGTACTTGTGAGTGTTGAGTTGAGATGTGTCTATTCTTTAAGTGCCtgaaattcacacaaacacactgtcagtgtacAGTGGTCCACCCTATGCctgcatgcccacacacacacacacagacagacacacacacacacatacacacacaatcaggtTTCTTTGTGATGTCCAGTGGAGCAGTCAACTGATGAGCATGAGCCTTTTGCGGTCTGGTAGACAGACATTGTTTGATGtgctgaataaaacatttgtcaGTCAGAATTAACTGAGAATGTGGCGATTGTGAcatttattttgtcataaatGGGCACATTCCCACCTGACCTGTCCTCTTGCCCTCGCCCATGGAAACAGAGCCCAGGGCGGGCAAAGCTCCAGAGGGGGGTTAAGCCGATGGCTGTCCATCACAGCTAGGCACTGAGCCCTTCGCAACTGAAGCACGAAACAGATGCGTATGACCACGTCTTGGCTGGCATTTGCATCGATGAATGACTTGTCCAGTCACTTTGTCTCTGGAGTGAATTGAAGCTCCATTGTCAACACAAAGAGCATTGGGTCTCTACGGAAACCTGGGCCAACCAATCACAGGGTAAGCACTCATTAGTGGACTATCTGTactgaggacaggagaggatAATTGTCTCGGAAGAGATACTGTTTTCTCCAAATGCCGCTCTCTTTTCACCGATGGAGCACACGCACGCTCTTTCAATAAAGTCTTCATTGTGCATCATGAACGCTCTATTTTCATAAATATCAAATCAAAcgttgttttgtctgttttatcaaCGGGGAATAGGAAACACAAATGAATTTGTCTCCGAGttgaacacaaacagatgcatttgtgatgatattttggTCAAACTTAGTGAGATTTATGCCAAAAAGCAATCTCAGAGTATCAGAAAattatctttgtttgtttgtttttttttatataccttttttgctgttgtttttgaagTCCTTTCTCAATCAATTCTGCATTCATCAAGGATGGAGAATGACAACAAATTGTAAATAAATTGTATtggcataaaacacacagaatctgTAAACATTATTCTCAAGAGGCATACTAGAGCAagaagagcaaaggagagatgATGCAAccacaggaacagagagagagagagggacagagagagagagagagagagagagagagagagagagagagagggacagtcagagagaaggggggggggtgttagaggTTGTTTGGGTGCTAGCATGACCAACTCTTTGACTGACAGCGTGATCGTCTGTCAAGTCCTGCAGGCATCACTGCCACAGctcctgttttctgtcagtcctATGCCCtatcaccccccaccccccgccccctacacacacacacacacacacatatgcatacacacatgtctGGATCCTATCAAAACCAGCACTGATAAATAATGAATTTGATTGTATTCCTCAAAGGAGAGgctaaagacagagagagacagagagagggagagtgagagagagggagagtgagagtgagagagagagaaagagagagaggaggggttgtagagacagagagacatcgTGGCAAAGAGAAGATGGGGCCAGAAGAAAGAGCAACCAAAAACAAGAACGCCTGCGTTTTGTTGTAACAGGAATTGAACATCGCATACAACAAATATCAACCCACACAGCTGGCGGCTGGACGTGGCCTCACACCTACTGTATGATACTGTCGTTAAGAACATACAAA containing:
- the fbxl4 gene encoding F-box/LRR-repeat protein 4 encodes the protein MLTLLSMFYYICLRRRSRSGTRGEALGSRRAVELGQRSALPVTVEVEQYAKEVLDFSSHYGSENSMSYTMWNLAGAPNVYPSSGDFTQTAVFRTYGPWWEQCSSAPQPFRRTPQNFHSQDYMELAFEEPVYPTAIDVLETYHPGAIVQILACSLNPFSQNPPADVRWEVLWAGEPSKAMTPQARQFSPSIKQISFATNLLRLEVNSSVLDYYTELDAVILHGVRERPILALYKMPIIDISDLSDSDEELADPGLCCRHAGDGKHNHGNGYFDKLPYELIQLIVSHLTVPDLCRLAQSCKLLHQHCCDPLQYIQLSLQPYWPRLSDASLSHLQSRCTLLQRLNMSWTGNRGAVTPTGFSSFMKACGGNLVCLELSCCHFLSEACLEVIAQTCPRLQELNLSSCDRLHPQAFGHVAKLPRLRRLILYRTKIEQTAILSIITFCTDLRHLNLGSCVMIEDYDVVASMLSARCRSLRSLDLWRCRNLSERGLAELVAGCRLLEELDLGWCSTLQSSSGCFQLLARSLPRLRKLFLTANRTVCDSDIEELANNCPALQHLDILGTRMVSSSSLRKLLQSCSQLLLLDVSFCSQIDSRVVQELNSLFPKVAIKKSFTQ